DNA sequence from the Oncorhynchus clarkii lewisi isolate Uvic-CL-2024 chromosome 24, UVic_Ocla_1.0, whole genome shotgun sequence genome:
ATAAAAATTATTATACATTTgcaatctaaaaacctgtttttgctttctcattatagggtattgtgtgcagatttgggggggggggggggggggttaatccattttagaataaggatgcaatgtaacaaaatgtggaaaaagtcaaggggtctgaatactttcccaatgcactgtacatgtagaCGGAAGTAACAGTTATGAGAGACTTCCTTCAAATTCCCACAGAGACACAGGAAGAATATTTCAGGAGGAACAAATAGCATCTTTACCACTAAACATTTCATGACCAGATGTCCTAGAGGAATAGCTAACACCGTCGGAGGACACGACAGGTAAGTGAGCGGCTGCATCGACAACGACTTTTGACAggaaagggttaaggtttggcatGGAGTCATCTCCAGCTTCAGCAGAGGTGAAAGGATCTAGGCaggcagaggagagaaagaaagacgagATACAAAAGAGAAGAACAGGAGGACATCAGAGTCAGacaacaggaagagagggagagcacgcagaacagaacatggtagaaGATAGTAGACAATAGAGTGGTCCTGTGGTGGTGGCTGTTTCTCCTACCTGCCCATGCGGTGGCCACAGGAAGCCCTGTAGAACTGGCCTGCATTGAAGGGTTAAACGTCTGCTGAATGTCAAACAGGTCACTCTCCATCTTCAGAGCactgaggagagaagacagcAGTGATGGGATACCTGAATCCACACTGGGACATGTAGCTAAACATCagcattaccagatacacacagaAGTATTGAGATAGAGGTTccccctaaccacagatctaaaATCAGAGCACtctaaatcctaaccttaaccactagggaaatatctgaccctgtatcagtggttagTAGCAATTTATACATAATCCACGCTGACCTCTGGTCAACCACATGAGTGAGTAAGCTTCACAGGTCGTAGGTGAACATTTACCCATTGGAGCAGCTGGGTGTGGAGAAAAGGTTGATGGCTGGGGCTGTGCTGATAGTGACCCCGGTGGTGGAGACAGGAGATGTGTCTGTGGTGGCAAAGGAAGGCCTCTTCGAGAGCTCCTTCAGCCTCTGTTCCTGGGTGGAAAGAGTCCAAGTCAAATACAGTAGGCGATGATTGTAGTTATGCATGTGGGCCATACTGGATCCACCAAACAAGGCTTTGAATTGTTCAAATCATTGCCTGCATACTGCAACATATCACTGTCCTTCACATGTAGATGGGACAGGCAACATGAAACCATGTCCATTCTAATCATATTGATGTTGTGATCCATGCGTCATGATGGCTGTACCTTCAGTGCTTTGAGACGAGCCTGTTCCTCCTCCAGAGCAGCCTGCTTCTCCCGCTCATCTACTTTAGTAAAAGACATCCCTGTACTGGCCAGCGAGGACACTGCATTGGATAGAGTACTGGCCCTGAAACAACAGTAAACACCTTTAGGCAGAATACTACAGCAACCCTGGCTGAAAACATCAATAACCATTACCATCAACAATAATTAAAGCAATCTTGGCTTAACAGCTTGTGCACAAAGCAAATCAGTTATTGTAGTGGCAGCCGCTTCTAGGCTACCTGCAGGGGGAATAGTGGACTCAGTGCCAAAGACACTCCAATGTGAGACATaggatatgtcccaaatggcgcttcctatgcactacttttgaccaatgtCCCTatgtagggcatagggtgccatttgggacgtagcccatCCTGTACATACCTGCTGGCAGCGGTGGAGTCTTTGACTTTCTTCCCCTCTAgtgaggccaggtgctgctcCAGAGCTTCCAGAAGGCTACTGGGAGCCTGTTGTAATGGAGAACAGCAGTTAGTAAAGGCCAAGGTTGGAAACATGCAGCTACACTGTACTATATGAACACAACCATCTAAGGCAGTGGTGGGCAACCTAGTTCatctaatgtactgtacatacactaGCTATATGACTAGAGTTTTTCCTAACAACTTTTTGGAAAACGTTCAGCTGGTCATGTTACGTGGTGAGAAAAACTCTGGTCCCTAACTATACTGACCCATATACCACTATACTGGATTCTagcactttaaaaaaatgttttaacctttatttaactaggcaagtcagttaagaacaaattcttatttataatgacggcctaccaaaaggcctcctgcggggacggggcctgggattaaaaataaatacaatataaatataggacagaaTACTTTACTGGGAAGTGTTTAGCTCCTCACTAAGGGACAAACACTAACCCGAGACACTACAGAAATACATTGATGGACAAGCAGAAACAAAGGACTGTGGGTAGCCCACCACCAGTCAATGGTTGTACGCGTTTCAGCTAAAAGCCCCATTGGATGAGTGATATTGAAatgtatgtggatgacacacaccACAGCACTTTCAACATCAAATAGTATGTGGTGTTGAATTTGCAATGCCTAAGCACACCTGGGCAGCCATGtgggatgggctatgtacatttCATGTGACAAAGAGACCTTTGTGTACAATTTGCTTCACTCCTATAAAACACAATGTCAATCAGACACAGAGTTAGAGTAGAGGCATGCAAAGACAACACCAAAGCAAGTCACAGACACAGAAGAAGAGTGAGATGAGAATACTTACACAAACTGTGAACTAAAGGTGGAAAGATAAGGGGAAATACAGAATATAAAGGTGGTGACGGTCAGAGATAGATAACTATAACGTACTTGAAGGGTATAACACTGTTACAGGTGCctcataaaaaaatgtattagggGACATAGCACACAATTAGTGCACTTGTACTTTCAAGGAAAAGTATGATCCTTGGTCGAGGAGGGATTTTCCTTGGAAATACTGTAATATAACCAGTGTCACTGCAAAGACTGACTATAGCACAACAGGGGTGGGGGGGCCATCTATTAAATTTGCTGTACAGTGTGAAATCAGAAGTACTGTAAGATACACAGTCAGTTTGGACTctttaacacctttatttactGTAGATAGAGCCTAATCAAGAGGAagaaaaatgagaagaaaaataagGTAACATGCACTGGAGGACTTCATGCACTGAGCAGTGCCTTATCTCTGGAAGACATTTGTGCAGGGTGGAGTAAATATAGTGCGTTGGAGCAACAGAGCTGATTAAATAAGAGAAGTTaatacagagacacatacaaagagaATAAAGAATGAAAGAAGAAAATAGGAAGTGACAGTGAGAAAtaagggagagaaagtgagagcgagaggagagagtagtaatCCAACTGTAGAGACAAATGGATAGAGTAAGTTTGGTGTGTAGGCTTTTTGTTCAGAGTGTGTCTAATAAGTTTTACCAGTAAATCCATCGTATTGCAAGGCTCATTTAGGGAGTTGAGTGTAAGGCCTTACCTGGGAAAGGTCTGGAATGTCTCCTCGATCAATCCCCACCTGCTGTCAAACGAGAATATGTGCAAACTTATAGTGGTGCCtctaaattaaaaaatatatattttctaccACTACTTAATTTCTGCCACCACAATTTTCTcacaaaaatgtaaatatatctgAGGATGTTCCCTTCAATTAATGTATTGAATGAATGAATAGCATCAAACTCAAAGCAGGTGAAGAAGAAATCACCTCTGCCACTTTAAGGAACTCTGAGATTCGGGTCATTCGGGTCAGGAACTTCTTGTAGATATCCAGGCCCTCTTTACACTGGGTTTTCTTCATGTCAAAGTACTTCTctgtggtaaaataaaaaatagcagGCATTTACTCTGAAAGTCTGTAGACACACTAGGGATAAACTCTGTAGAGAATCTAGTCTCCATTAGTAAAATGTAGTACTGTACATATCAAAAGATCTACAGTACAAGGATCTACAAGGCATCTCCAGACTAAACATTTTTAAAGGGTATTGATTAGAAACTAGTGAAGAAAATACAGTTGGAGTTGAGGTTTTACCCAGCAGGTTGATGATGCCTTCGTTATATGCAGCAAAAAGCCTAATGGAATCTTTGAAGAGGAGCATGAACCCTGCATTTATCACTCCGTTTGTGAGCTCATTGGCATTAACCTGAAGAAGACACATCATTCAGTTTCACATAAGCCATAAGTTGCCCTTTTAACACACAATAATGACTTTGGCTTCGCTGACAAACAATTAAAGAGCAGGTCAGTGTGGAGGAATGTGTCCATCTCTGGTTTCAGCCTGTATCTATCTCTGGTTTCAGCACTGTCCATTCAGTAATCAGTATGCCTGACAATCTGTTAGCCCCAGGAACCTTCTCATATTACAGTACATATTACAGGACCTGAGCAGCACAGTTCTGGGGAGGTTGACCTCAGACTCACATTGAAGTCGAGGAGGGCGTCCATCTGGTTTTGTATGATAGGGATGGTCTTCAGTAGCTTCTCTGTATTCATGGTCCTCATCACCCCATCCACcctgttgagatgtgtgtgtagtgttagaTAGGTGTTAGAAGCacaaaggacagagagggagggaatcaGTGAGAATAGCCGCAGCCAGTCAATTTCTACTGCATGTTAACAAATCGTTCCCAGAGTTACAGAAATACCCCTGTGATTACTTCATGGGATATAAAAAGCATTGAACAATTTTGAAAAAAATGACATTCTGTCATTAAAAGTGACAGGAATCTTGTTCTCTTCTAAACTAAATATTTGAGCTGTCAtaaatattgtaattatttttacaCCTGTGGGCGACTCTGCAAGGAGAAAGTGTTTATTGTAAGAAATTATTTGAGCCTTTATAACTTCATAGACATACATTCACGTAAGGAGAGGGTCAGTCAAAAACAAAACATACCACTTTCTTTTGTTGATATGTTGGGAATTTCTTACCCTCGCTTTACTTTAGTGAAGTCAAATGCAACCTGTCTGTATGACACAGCCTTCTCATTCAGATATCGACTGTACCTCCGGATAAATGTGGACATATCGtagcctgggagagagagacctgagaaGTGATATAAATCTTACATTTGTCATGAAAACCTACATGAGAATCATGCTATAGTCGTTCATAAGTTATATTGTTTCAGCTTATAAGTATTTGTCACTAACAGTTAAGGATGATCTTGAAAACAGCAGTACTCATACTTTACCTTGTAAACCACTTTTGTCCAAAAAATTACTGAGGTTGAATAATGTGTTCCTTGAAGCCAAGTACTGGACAAAACGCTGTATCAAAGAAAAAGAGGGATATCAACACGTGTTCTTAATTTCCATTGATCTACAGAAATAGAATAGGACCGGCACACCAGAGTAATTTCCAGATTTATATAAAAATATTGATTATGATATAAACCTAGAAATTCCATGGTTAGCAATTGATTGTCTTAATGTCTGAACTGAAAACTTCAACACTATAGCATTGCtattatataaataatatatattacaGACAATAATGTAATGAGTGGTGAATGTAGCCATAGACAAGACTGTAGAGAGTGGTGATTGTAAGCTCGGCTCACCTCATTACCGTAGACCATGAGGTGGTGTGTGGCGATGAGCGACTTGAAGACCACCACCCAGCTTGTGCTGGTGGTCCTTTCAAACAGTGAGTCAGCCAGCTGGGGAATGTTCACGTTCATCTCATTGGTGCAATGGATCAGGTCTAaagacgagacagacagacagacagacagagacatgttaGCGATCGCTCGATGTCTACGAAGACCATGGATAATTGATGTCAGGTAGTAACAGTATTGGCCAGTAGAGGTTAAAACAACTTTGGATACAAGGCATTTCCCCTATGGGGAGTTGAATTTTGGGTTCAAGTCAGTTAATAGTCTatgaaaaacattgtttttaaatctGTGCAAACAGACACGGGCACTTTCCCCTTAACTGCAATCTCATTCAATTAGCTTTAATTCAAGGTCTGGCTAATTGCTTAACTATACTCAAGACACTTAATTACTATGCTACGGTACTACAGGCTGCCTCTCTCTTAAATTTTTTTGCCATGGCAATTCCTCAAGAGGGTCTACTGAAGTTCAATAGATGAAGGCCTGATGAATATGTCACCATCTTTAAATCGAACAATATATTTTTGGTCAAATATCTTAAGTACTAGTAGCTCCTTCCGCCACCAGTTCTCTCCACTCGTCTATAGCCTCAGTTGGCCTAAAGCTCTACTCTAATAAGGCCCATGAACCAGTACAAGTCAGCTACTAGGCTAAGTTCCTTTTAAGCTTATTTTCTCTTCACAATATAACATTTTTTAAGAAGAAAATAGATCCTAAACCATTTGTGTAAGTTTGCTATTTGAGGCCTGGGTCTTTTCTTGGGCACACAGACACGACAATCTTATCAGCTCTGGATAAGGAAACTAAAATTTTGTggaaaaagatcagggtgccttgtgaggatcaggcgacgagaggctaatctgcctttgccttccgtcctgccagctaacgttcaatcgctagaaaataaatgggactaactgaaagcacgtatatcctaccaacgggacattaaaaactgtaatatcttatgtttcactgattcgtggctgaacgacgacattaagaacatggctggctggttatacactccatcggcaggatagaacagcagcctctggtaagacacggggcgggggcctatgcatgtgtgtaaacaacagctggtgcacgatatctaaggaagtctcaaggttttgctcacctgaggtagagtatctcatgataagctgtagaccacactatctacctagagtttccatctgtatttttcatagctgtctacataccaccacagaccgatgctggcactaaaatcGCACTCAGTGAGCTGTatactgccataagcaaacaggaaaacgctcatccagaggcagcgctcctagtagtcagggactttaatgcagggaaacttaaatcagttttacctcatttctgtCAGCATGtttgcaaccagaggaaaaaaattctagaccacctttgatccacacacagagacgtgtacaaagctctcccttgccctccatttggggaatctgaccataattctatcctcctgattcctgcttacaagctaaaattaaagcaggaagcaccagtgacttggtctataaaaaagtggtctgatgaagcagatgctaaactacaggactgttttgctagcagactggaatatgttctgggattcttccaatggcattgaggagtacaccacataagacaatggctttatcaataagtgcatcgaggacgtcgtccccacagtgactgtacgttcatactagaggtcgaccgattaattgaaATGGCATAATAataaagttttcataacaattggatatcggtatttttggacaccgattttgccgatttttttacacctttatttatcctttatttaactaggcaagtcagttaagaacacattcttatttttaatgacggcctaggaacggtgggttaactgccttgttcaggggcagaatgacagatttttaccttgtcagctcggggattcaatcttgcaacctcacagttaactagtccaacgctctaaccacctgattacattgcactccacgagcaGACTGCCTGTtaagcgaatgcagtaagaaggtaagttgctagctagcattaaacttatctgataaaaaacaatcaatcataatcactagttaactacacatggttgatgatattactagcgTGTCCTGGGTTGCATATAATCCATTCAGTGCGTATTCGCGGAAAAAGAATggtcttgctccaatgtgtacttaacAATAAAcaacaatgcctttcttaaaatcaatacacagaagtatatatttttaaacctgcatattttgctaaaagaaatccaggttagtgtatattaaccaggtgaaattgtgtcacttctcttgcgttcattcaACGCAGAGTCACTGTATATGCAACTgtttgggctgcctaatttgccataattttacgtaattatgacattacattgaaggttgtgcaatgtaacagcaatatttagacttatggatgccacccgttagataaaatacggaacggttccgtatttcactgaaagaatcaACGTCTTGTTATCGAGATGATAGTTtacggattcgaccatattaatgacctatttctgtgtgttatgttataattaagtctatgatttgatagagcagtctgactgagcgatggtaggcaccagcagactcataagcattcattcaaacagcactttcgtgcgttttgtcagcagctcgtcgctgtgcttcaagcattgagctgtttatgacttcaagcctatcaactcccaagattaggctggtgtaacccatgtgaaatggctagctagttagcgtggtgcgcgctaatagcgtttcaaatgtcactcgctctgggacttggagtggttgttccccttgctctgcatgggtaacgatgcttcgagggtagctgttgtcgatgtgttcctggttcgagcccaggtaggggcgaggaaagggacggaagctatactgttatactggcaattctaaagtgcctataagaacatccaatagtcaaaggtatatgaaatacaaatcgtatagagagaaattgtcctataattcctataataactacaacctaaaacttcttacctgggattattgaagactcctgttaaaaggaaccaccagctttcatatgttctcatgttctgagcaaggaacttaaacgttagcttttttacatggcacatattgcacttttactttcttctccaacactttgttttttcattatttaaaccaaattgaacatgtttcattttatttgaggctaaattgattttattgatgtattaagttaaaataagtgttcattcagtattgttgtaattgtcattattacaaatacatttttaaatgtataaatcggtatcggcgttgaacaATCAtactcggtcgacctctaatatacagtaccccgctattgttatttacagctgctctttatttatttgttacttttatctctgactttttttggggggggggggtattttctaaaaactgcattgttggttaagggctcgtaagtaataatttcactgtaaggtctacacgtgacaaataacataaATGATAACATAAAtctatcaaccagctaattattagaatcaggtgcactaaattagggttggagtgaaaacctacaggacagtagttctccaggGTTGGAGCCCTGATGTAGAGAATGGGGGATGCCAGTCAAACCTGTGCTTACCCATTTTCATTCAGAGTCAGACTGAGTGATGAACAGATCGTCAGTCTAACAACCAGGCCTGGCTTTCTGGCCTATATTCTCATGTTTTCAGGAGTCTAAGTAGGACAGTATAACCTTCCAGGGCAGCAGTTAGCATGGCTAGCTGATTATTCAGTGAAGACTGGGAGGGGCAACTTTCCCTCATACTGTTAGGTCAAGACTCCTGTACCGCAGGAGAGTACTGTAGGCCTAAACTCAACTAATAGGTGTGAAACAACAGGCTGGCTGAATTAATTCACAACTTTAGCATAGATAGTCCATAGGATTAAAAAGTGATTAAAAGTGGACACTTTCAGATTAAGTGACCAGTGATCACCTTGGTTTCACAGTTTTCCAGTCGTTCCAAAGGCCAATGTCTCCCAAAATAATTtaggaaaataaataaagtatGTAGCTAGCCTACTACATGCTTCAGTAGGGGTCTGAACCAGCAACCTCCATATCATTGTACCTGTGCGTCATGCAATATGCTCCCATAATCACGATGAAAATGACATTTGAACGGTAACCTATTATGCATAACCTGCTTGCAGAACTATAACATGCTTGAAATTTAAACACATATACTGAAtaatgttagtgagcatttatccattgccaagataatccatctacctgacaggtgtggcatattaagaagctgattaaaccgcattatcattacacaggtgcaccttgtgctgggggcaaaaaaaggccactttaaaatgtgcagttctgttacaacacaatgccacagatgtcttaaatTGAGGAAGCATgcaaattggcatgctgactgcaggaatgtccaacagagctgttgccaaatagcTCTGCTGTTGCATTTatccattgccaagataatccatctacctgacaggtgtggcatattaagaagctgattaaaccgcattatcattacacaggtacaccttgtgctgggggcaaaaaaaaggccactttaaaatgtgcagttctgttacaacacaatgccacagatgtcttaaatTGAGGAAGCATgcaaattggcatgctgactgcaggaatgtccaacagagctgttgccaaatagcTCTGCTGTTGCATTTatccattgccaagataatccatctacctgacaggtgtggcatattaagaagctgattaaaccgcattatcattacacaggtacaccttgtgctgggggcaaaaaaaaggccactttaaaatgtgcagttctgttacaacacaatgccacagatgtcttaaatTGAGGAAGCATgcaaattggcatgctgactgcaggaatgtccaacagagctgttgccaaataatgtaatgttcatttctctaccataacccgccttcaatgtcgttttagagaatttggcagtatgtccaaccggcctcacaaccgcaagggtgcgttctgagccctctcctgtactccctgttcacccacgactgtgtggccacgcacgcctccaactcaatcatcaagtttgcggacgacacaacagtggtaggcttgaataccaacaacgacgagacggcctacaaggaggaggtgagggccctcggagtgtggtgtcaggaaaataacctcacactcaacgtcaacaaaactaaggagatgattgtggacttcaggaaacagcagagggaacacccccctatccacatcgatggaacagtagtggagagggtagtaagttttaagttcctttaaGTTCCTTAAGTTTTAAGTtccagcttctatctcaaggccatcagactgttaaacagccaccactaacattgagtggctgctgccaacacactgactcaactccagccactttaataatgggaattgatgggaaatgatgtaaaatatatcactagccactttaaacaatgctacctaatataatgtttacataccctacattattcatctcatatgtatacgtatatacactgtactctatatcatctactgcatctttatgtaatacatgtatcactagccactttaactatgccactttgattacatactcatctcatatgtatatactgtactcaataccatctactgtatcttgcctatgcagctctgtaccatcactcattcatatatctttatgtacatattctttatccccttacacttgtgtctataaggtagtagttttggaattgttagctagattacttgatggttattactgcattgtcggaactagaagcacaagcatttcgctacactcgcattaacatctgctaaccatgtgtatgtgacaaataaaatttgatttggggAAAAAAGATCACGTTTAACCAAACCAGCCCACGaactccacatccagcttcttcacctgccggatcgtctgagaccagccacccagacggctgatgaaactgaggagtatttctggcTGTAATAAAGCCTTGAgaggaaaaactaattctgattctttGGGATTTGCTCCCCAATGAGTGGGCCTGGCCCCCAGGTGGGTGGGCCTATTCCCTTCCAGACCCACACATGGTTGCACCCCTGCCCaataatgtgaaatccatagataagggcctaacacatttatttcatttgactgatttcctaaaattaactaactcagtaaaatcattgaaattttgttgcgttcatatttttgttcagtatataattaaatgtattaaaatgaGAGTGAATTAAATGGAGAGGTCCTTAGTTGCATTCACTGTTACTTTTGCATCTTTGTGACGAATAGCGTTTCTGAAGATGGTCACACAGATTTAAAAAATTGACGCTGCCATCAAggatctttttttttaaacatacagtgccttcggaaaatattcagaccccattactttttccacattctgttaccttacagccttattctaaaatgaattacattgtcattatggggtattgtgtgtacattgagggggggggggggacgaagCTAAAAAAATATAATCttacaaataaaaactgaaatattacataagtattcagaccctttactcagtactttgttgaaggacctttggcagcaattacagcagagtcttcttgggtatgacgctacaagcttggcacacctgtatttggggagtttctcccattcttctctgcatatcctcaagcttggtcaggttggatggagagcgttgctgcacagctattttcaggtctctccagagatattcgatcgggttcaagtccgggctctggctgggccacttacgggcattcagagacttgtaccgaagccactcctgtgttgtcctgttgtAAGTTGAACCTTTGCCACGgtcagaggtcctgagcaggttttcatcaaggatctctctgtactttgctccgttcatctttgccttgatacTGACTAATTTCCccgtccctgccgctgaaaaacatcccaacagcatgatgctgccaccaccatgcttcaccggagggatggtgccaggtttcctccagacgtgaagcttggcattcaggccagagatttcaatcttggtttctcatggtctgagagtcttttcggtgccttttggctaacttcaagcgggctgtcatgtgccttttgaaGAGgcatggcttccgtctggccactctaccataaaggcctgattgatggagtgctgcaaagaaggttgtccttctggaatgttctcccatctccataaaGGAAccttagagctctgtcagtgaccatcggattcaaataaaaaaatcaaaacaaaatcaaatgtatttgtcacatacagtacacatggttagcagatgttaatgcgagtgtagcgaaatgcttgtgcttctagtgtagagggataaagaatatgtaaagaatatgtacacaaagatatatgaatgagtttcttggtcaccttcctgaccaaggcccttccaaTTACTCAATTTGGCTGGgcagccaactctaggaagagtcttgatggttccaaacttcttccatttaagaatgatggaggcaactgtgttcttggggaccttcaatgctgcagaaatattt
Encoded proteins:
- the LOC139382402 gene encoding phosphatidylinositol-binding clathrin assembly protein-like isoform X13, producing MSGQSITDRITAAQHSVTGSAVSKTVCKATTHEIMGPKKKHLDYLIHCTNEMNVNIPQLADSLFERTTSTSWVVVFKSLIATHHLMVYGNERFVQYLASRNTLFNLSNFLDKSGLQGYDMSTFIRRYSRYLNEKAVSYRQVAFDFTKVKRGVDGVMRTMNTEKLLKTIPIIQNQMDALLDFNVNANELTNGVINAGFMLLFKDSIRLFAAYNEGIINLLEKYFDMKKTQCKEGLDIYKKFLTRMTRISEFLKVAEQVGIDRGDIPDLSQAPSSLLEALEQHLASLEGKKVKDSTAASRASTLSNAVSSLASTGMSFTKVDEREKQAALEEEQARLKALKEQRLKELSKRPSFATTDTSPVSTTGVTISTAPAINLFSTPSCSNGALKMESDLFDIQQTFNPSMQASSTGLPVATAWAGYSTATQAPPPGALQVDFESVFGAKASGANNMESDDILKPTMVGSNQALCSINQLSDKLVGDDLDSSLANLVGNLGIGNGTTKNDIHWSQPGEKRLTGGSNWQPKAAPNTTWNPVSMTPPVMAYPATTPTGMMGGYGMPPQQLGSMGMMNQPNMMYNQAVMRPPNPFSSVSSAQPSAASSPSSQSPLRAPGQDPFAQLSLKDFL
- the LOC139382402 gene encoding phosphatidylinositol-binding clathrin assembly protein-like isoform X12, yielding MSGQSITDRITAAQHSVTGSAVSKTVCKATTHEIMGPKKKHLDYLIHCTNEMNVNIPQLADSLFERTTSTSWVVVFKSLIATHHLMVYGNERFVQYLASRNTLFNLSNFLDKSGLQGLSLPGYDMSTFIRRYSRYLNEKAVSYRQVAFDFTKVKRGVDGVMRTMNTEKLLKTIPIIQNQMDALLDFNVNANELTNGVINAGFMLLFKDSIRLFAAYNEGIINLLEKYFDMKKTQCKEGLDIYKKFLTRMTRISEFLKVAEQVGIDRGDIPDLSQAPSSLLEALEQHLASLEGKKVKDSTAASRASTLSNAVSSLASTGMSFTKVDEREKQAALEEEQARLKALKEQRLKELSKRPSFATTDTSPVSTTGVTISTAPAINLFSTPSCSNGALKMESDLFDIQQTFNPSMQASSTGLPVATAWAGYSTATQAPPPGALQVDFESVFGAKASGANNMESDDILKPTMVGSNQALCSINQLSDKLVGDDLDSSLANLVGNLGIGNGTTKNDIHWSQPGEKRLTGGSNWQPKAAPNTTWNPVSMTPPVMAYPATTPTGMMGGYGMPPQQLGSMGMMNQPNMMYNQAVMRPPNPFSSVSSAQPSAASSPSSQSPLRAPGQDPFAQLSLKDFL